The proteins below come from a single Miscanthus floridulus cultivar M001 chromosome 1, ASM1932011v1, whole genome shotgun sequence genomic window:
- the LOC136455497 gene encoding uncharacterized protein: MVRERDTNPGAKSPSPKPRRAAAFQQTPRRRRRRPGWSDVPPGGSGAPLGSPERPRKRKSGTSAAAAAAAEDASPRRATRSSASSAAAQMDVEGVVAWLRRTAAGELWAVRGRNRGIDVDFEPLGAVILAVRHVRSEPDTPYYKKQKRHHKQDTRSSGRRAGELSHLSSFLESTRKRIGIDPVTCQAAIPEYNDPSEECKANYRNDKDTLQRMGTVVRLPPIVESPKTRKCSHPGSEDDNCKCSHPGSEACVEVRVKEAWKRVKYQLGDQAFRNCGFGAMGERVLKLWTAEEKKKLADIEKLIPQSKSSDEDFMKVALEQFSSERTTDLAKYYYNVFLPRRLASLNRTEATTSIDVSPDDEGNNQDDDNKVHRSEEKSKGSGSSSKR, translated from the exons ATGGTGAG AGAGCGGGACACCAACCCGGGCGCCAAAAGCCCCTCTCCAAAACCACGCCGCGCCGCCGCATTCCAGCAAACACCTCGCCGGCGGAGGCGGCGCCCCGGATGGTCCGACGTCCCTCCCGGCGGCTCCGGCGCGCCCCTGGGGTCCCCGGAGCGTCCCAGGAAGCGTAAGAGCGGCAcctcggccgcggccgcggccgcggccgaggACGCGTCGCCCAGGCGTGCGACGCGGAGCTCggcgtcgtcggcggcggcgcagaTGGACGTGGAAGGCGTGGTGGCGTGGTTGCGGCGCACGGCCGCGGGAGAGCTGTGGGCGGTGCGCGGGCGCAACCGTGGCATCGACGTCGACTTCGAGCCGCTGGGGGCGGTGATCCTGGCGGTGCGGCACGTGCGCTCCGAGCCCGACACGCCGTACTACAAG AAACAGAAAAGACATCACAAACAAGACACAAGGAGTTCTGGAAGGAGAGCTGGTGAACTGAGTCACTTATCTAGTTTTCTTGAATCAACGAGGAAACGTATTGGGATAGACCCTGTCACATGTCAAGCTGCTATCCCCGAGTATAATGACCCATCTGAGGAATGTAAGGCTAACTACAGAAATGATAAAGATACCTTACAAAGGATGGGCACTGTGGTCAGGCTGCCACCCATTGTGGAGTCACCAAAGACAAGGAAATGTTCTCATCCTGGATCTGAGGATGACAATTGTAAATGTTCTCATCCTGGATCTGAGGCCTGCGTAGAAGTTCGTGTAAAAGAGGCCTGGAAGAGGGTCAAGTATCAATTGGGTGATCAGGCTTTCAGAAACTGCGGGTTCGGTGCAATGGGTGAGCGAGTTCTGAAGTTATGGACTGCAGAAGAGAAGAAAAAACTTGCTGATATTGAGAAGTTGATTCCTCAGAGTAAGAGTTCTGATGAAGACTTCATGAAGGTTGCCTTGGAGCAGTTTAGCTCAGAGAGAACAACAGATTTGGCTAAGTATTACTACAACGTTTTTCTTCCAAGAAGGTTGGCCAGCCTGAATAGAACAGAGGCTACAACCTCCATAGATGTGAGTCCAGATGATGAAGGCAATAATCAAGATGATGACAACAAAGTGCATCGCTCTGAAGAGAAGAGTAAAGGCTCTGGATCGTCTTCCAAAAGGTAG
- the LOC136481025 gene encoding methyl-CpG-binding domain-containing protein 10-like isoform X3, whose amino-acid sequence MDLDSLSRRELQALCKSNGIRANMSNAAMAEALRCLPSVDRTDEIGRTAPPMSAMKEVTIMEEQTHGSLLPRGSHARAKIRMIAAGNTEEDVPDLTMQGCQRTAARKAAVAPEAAEAIGEEQELGCPLPRGGRARGKTRKAGARKMEEEVVPWNNRTVAEEAVDAEEVAVGMRTRRSARSKVKIALDQKEEDVQAAVRKEHKVVSDKSCGDSEEHAVVIMVEEGVTKPQEGQNMTRRAAPYKTHEDLQQDQRTAEEVATTKKRTRRSTRSKVAAAARKGQKADSSDTTIGPEVDPKADEVVPKVEEAAKPQEGKNETRRATVYKAREEVQPGQVTVAPEAMAAVEAEEVATAKRKRRSARSKVRVAARKGQKADSSDAVNGTTVSDDPNEEQVGEVVEEGPAKSNEEEREQISNVRQFASLPKLEDSPILGVVSKPNAADASDKAAVADEEAIKEDDFTFTGEADLSNLLVNTLDRFAKPMYVSTDKEEKKGSDCWWMLL is encoded by the exons atggatcTCGACTCCCTCTCGCGTCGAGAGCTGCAGGCACTCTGCAAGAGCAATGGCATCCGCGCGAACATGTCCAACGCGGCCATGGCGGAAGCGCTTCGGTGCCTCCCCTCG GTGGACAGGACCGACGAGATCGGGAGGACGGCGCCGCCGATGTCGGCGATGAAGGAGGTGACTATCATGGAGGAGCAGACGCACGGGTCTCTGCTCCCCCGCGGCAGCCATGCGCGGGCCAAAATAAGGATGATCGCAGCGGGTAATACGGAAGAGGATGTGCCAGACCTAACCATGCAGGGGTGCCAGAGGACTGCTGCACGGAAGGCCGCGGTGGCCCCGGAGGCAGCAGAGGCGATCGGAGAGGAGCAGGAGCTCGGGTGTCCGCTCCCTCGCGGTGGCCGTGCACGTGGGAAGACAAGGAAGGCCGGGGCACgtaagatggaggaggaggtggtgccgTGGAACAATAGGACGGTGGCAGAGGAGGCTGTGGATGCGGAAGAGGTGGCCGTAGGAATGAGGACGAGAAGGTCAGCGAGATCCAAGGTGAAGATCGCGTTGGATCAGAAAGAGGAGGACGTACAAGCGGCAGTCCGGAAGGAGCACAAAG TAGTTTCAGATAAGAGCTGCGGTGATTCTGAAGAGCATGCAGTAGTCATTATGGTGGAAGAAGGGGTCACAAAGCCACAGGAAGGTCAAAACATGACGAGGAGAGCAGCGCCATATAAGACACATGAGGATTTGCAGCAGGATCAGAGGACGGCGGAAGAGGTGGCCACGACGAAGAAAAGGACGAGAAGGTCCACAAGATCCAAGGTAGCAGCGGCAGCACGGAAGGGGCAGAAAG CTGattcttctgacacaaccataggGCCTGAAGTTGACCCTAAAGCGGATGAAGTTGTTCCCAAGGTGGAGGAGGCCGCAAAACCACAGGAAGGCAAGAATGAGACAAGGAGGGCCACAGTGTATAAGGCACGGGAGGAGGTGCAGCCAGGCCAGGTGACAGTGGCACCAGAGGCTATGGCAGCTGTGGAGGCAGAAGAAGTGGCCACGGCAAAGAGAAAGAGGAGGTCAGCAAGATCCAAGGTGAGGGTGGCAGCACGGAAGGGTCAGAAAG CTGATTCTTCTGATGCAGTCAACGGGACTACAGTAAGTGATGATCCTAATGAAGAGCAAGTGGGTGAGGTGGTGGAGGAAGGGCCAGCAAAGTCCAATGAAG AAGAACGAGAGCAAATCAGTAATGTTCGCCAGTTTGCTTCCCTGCCAAAACTGGAGGATTCACCAATCCTTGGCGTTGTGTCCAAGCCCAATGCAGCAGATGCTTCTGACAAGGCAGCAGTTGCAGATGAGGAGGCTATCAAGGAAGATGATTTCACTTTCACTGGTGAGGCTGATCTGTCCAATCTTCTTGTCAACACACTTGACAGATTTGCAAAGCCTATGTATGTGTCCACAGACAAAGAGGAGAAGAAAGGCAGTGATTGTTGGTGGATGCTTCTATAA
- the LOC136481025 gene encoding uncharacterized protein isoform X2, translated as MDLDSLSRRELQALCKSNGIRANMSNAAMAEALRCLPSVDRTDEIGRTAPPMSAMKEVTIMEEQTHGSLLPRGSHARAKIRMIAAGNTEEDVPDLTMQGCQRTAARKAAVAPEAAEAIGEEQELGCPLPRGGRARGKTRKAGARKMEEEVVPWNNRTVAEEAVDAEEVAVGMRTRRSARSKVKIALDQKEEDVQAAVRKEHKADSSGAAIAAAVVSDKSCGDSEEHAVVIMVEEGVTKPQEGQNMTRRAAPYKTHEDLQQDQRTAEEVATTKKRTRRSTRSKVAAAARKGQKGPEVDPKADEVVPKVEEAAKPQEGKNETRRATVYKAREEVQPGQVTVAPEAMAAVEAEEVATAKRKRRSARSKVRVAARKGQKADSSDAVNGTTVSDDPNEEQVGEVVEEGPAKSNEEEREQISNVRQFASLPKLEDSPILGVVSKPNAADASDKAAVADEEAIKEDDFTFTGEADLSNLLVNTLDRFAKPMYVSTDKEEKKGSDCWWMLL; from the exons atggatcTCGACTCCCTCTCGCGTCGAGAGCTGCAGGCACTCTGCAAGAGCAATGGCATCCGCGCGAACATGTCCAACGCGGCCATGGCGGAAGCGCTTCGGTGCCTCCCCTCG GTGGACAGGACCGACGAGATCGGGAGGACGGCGCCGCCGATGTCGGCGATGAAGGAGGTGACTATCATGGAGGAGCAGACGCACGGGTCTCTGCTCCCCCGCGGCAGCCATGCGCGGGCCAAAATAAGGATGATCGCAGCGGGTAATACGGAAGAGGATGTGCCAGACCTAACCATGCAGGGGTGCCAGAGGACTGCTGCACGGAAGGCCGCGGTGGCCCCGGAGGCAGCAGAGGCGATCGGAGAGGAGCAGGAGCTCGGGTGTCCGCTCCCTCGCGGTGGCCGTGCACGTGGGAAGACAAGGAAGGCCGGGGCACgtaagatggaggaggaggtggtgccgTGGAACAATAGGACGGTGGCAGAGGAGGCTGTGGATGCGGAAGAGGTGGCCGTAGGAATGAGGACGAGAAGGTCAGCGAGATCCAAGGTGAAGATCGCGTTGGATCAGAAAGAGGAGGACGTACAAGCGGCAGTCCGGAAGGAGCACAAAG CTGATTCTTCCGGTGCGGCCATTGCGGCTGCAGTAGTTTCAGATAAGAGCTGCGGTGATTCTGAAGAGCATGCAGTAGTCATTATGGTGGAAGAAGGGGTCACAAAGCCACAGGAAGGTCAAAACATGACGAGGAGAGCAGCGCCATATAAGACACATGAGGATTTGCAGCAGGATCAGAGGACGGCGGAAGAGGTGGCCACGACGAAGAAAAGGACGAGAAGGTCCACAAGATCCAAGGTAGCAGCGGCAGCACGGAAGGGGCAGAAAG gGCCTGAAGTTGACCCTAAAGCGGATGAAGTTGTTCCCAAGGTGGAGGAGGCCGCAAAACCACAGGAAGGCAAGAATGAGACAAGGAGGGCCACAGTGTATAAGGCACGGGAGGAGGTGCAGCCAGGCCAGGTGACAGTGGCACCAGAGGCTATGGCAGCTGTGGAGGCAGAAGAAGTGGCCACGGCAAAGAGAAAGAGGAGGTCAGCAAGATCCAAGGTGAGGGTGGCAGCACGGAAGGGTCAGAAAG CTGATTCTTCTGATGCAGTCAACGGGACTACAGTAAGTGATGATCCTAATGAAGAGCAAGTGGGTGAGGTGGTGGAGGAAGGGCCAGCAAAGTCCAATGAAG AAGAACGAGAGCAAATCAGTAATGTTCGCCAGTTTGCTTCCCTGCCAAAACTGGAGGATTCACCAATCCTTGGCGTTGTGTCCAAGCCCAATGCAGCAGATGCTTCTGACAAGGCAGCAGTTGCAGATGAGGAGGCTATCAAGGAAGATGATTTCACTTTCACTGGTGAGGCTGATCTGTCCAATCTTCTTGTCAACACACTTGACAGATTTGCAAAGCCTATGTATGTGTCCACAGACAAAGAGGAGAAGAAAGGCAGTGATTGTTGGTGGATGCTTCTATAA
- the LOC136481025 gene encoding methyl-CpG-binding domain-containing protein 10-like isoform X1 yields the protein MDLDSLSRRELQALCKSNGIRANMSNAAMAEALRCLPSVDRTDEIGRTAPPMSAMKEVTIMEEQTHGSLLPRGSHARAKIRMIAAGNTEEDVPDLTMQGCQRTAARKAAVAPEAAEAIGEEQELGCPLPRGGRARGKTRKAGARKMEEEVVPWNNRTVAEEAVDAEEVAVGMRTRRSARSKVKIALDQKEEDVQAAVRKEHKADSSGAAIAAAVVSDKSCGDSEEHAVVIMVEEGVTKPQEGQNMTRRAAPYKTHEDLQQDQRTAEEVATTKKRTRRSTRSKVAAAARKGQKADSSDTTIGPEVDPKADEVVPKVEEAAKPQEGKNETRRATVYKAREEVQPGQVTVAPEAMAAVEAEEVATAKRKRRSARSKVRVAARKGQKADSSDAVNGTTVSDDPNEEQVGEVVEEGPAKSNEEEREQISNVRQFASLPKLEDSPILGVVSKPNAADASDKAAVADEEAIKEDDFTFTGEADLSNLLVNTLDRFAKPMYVSTDKEEKKGSDCWWMLL from the exons atggatcTCGACTCCCTCTCGCGTCGAGAGCTGCAGGCACTCTGCAAGAGCAATGGCATCCGCGCGAACATGTCCAACGCGGCCATGGCGGAAGCGCTTCGGTGCCTCCCCTCG GTGGACAGGACCGACGAGATCGGGAGGACGGCGCCGCCGATGTCGGCGATGAAGGAGGTGACTATCATGGAGGAGCAGACGCACGGGTCTCTGCTCCCCCGCGGCAGCCATGCGCGGGCCAAAATAAGGATGATCGCAGCGGGTAATACGGAAGAGGATGTGCCAGACCTAACCATGCAGGGGTGCCAGAGGACTGCTGCACGGAAGGCCGCGGTGGCCCCGGAGGCAGCAGAGGCGATCGGAGAGGAGCAGGAGCTCGGGTGTCCGCTCCCTCGCGGTGGCCGTGCACGTGGGAAGACAAGGAAGGCCGGGGCACgtaagatggaggaggaggtggtgccgTGGAACAATAGGACGGTGGCAGAGGAGGCTGTGGATGCGGAAGAGGTGGCCGTAGGAATGAGGACGAGAAGGTCAGCGAGATCCAAGGTGAAGATCGCGTTGGATCAGAAAGAGGAGGACGTACAAGCGGCAGTCCGGAAGGAGCACAAAG CTGATTCTTCCGGTGCGGCCATTGCGGCTGCAGTAGTTTCAGATAAGAGCTGCGGTGATTCTGAAGAGCATGCAGTAGTCATTATGGTGGAAGAAGGGGTCACAAAGCCACAGGAAGGTCAAAACATGACGAGGAGAGCAGCGCCATATAAGACACATGAGGATTTGCAGCAGGATCAGAGGACGGCGGAAGAGGTGGCCACGACGAAGAAAAGGACGAGAAGGTCCACAAGATCCAAGGTAGCAGCGGCAGCACGGAAGGGGCAGAAAG CTGattcttctgacacaaccataggGCCTGAAGTTGACCCTAAAGCGGATGAAGTTGTTCCCAAGGTGGAGGAGGCCGCAAAACCACAGGAAGGCAAGAATGAGACAAGGAGGGCCACAGTGTATAAGGCACGGGAGGAGGTGCAGCCAGGCCAGGTGACAGTGGCACCAGAGGCTATGGCAGCTGTGGAGGCAGAAGAAGTGGCCACGGCAAAGAGAAAGAGGAGGTCAGCAAGATCCAAGGTGAGGGTGGCAGCACGGAAGGGTCAGAAAG CTGATTCTTCTGATGCAGTCAACGGGACTACAGTAAGTGATGATCCTAATGAAGAGCAAGTGGGTGAGGTGGTGGAGGAAGGGCCAGCAAAGTCCAATGAAG AAGAACGAGAGCAAATCAGTAATGTTCGCCAGTTTGCTTCCCTGCCAAAACTGGAGGATTCACCAATCCTTGGCGTTGTGTCCAAGCCCAATGCAGCAGATGCTTCTGACAAGGCAGCAGTTGCAGATGAGGAGGCTATCAAGGAAGATGATTTCACTTTCACTGGTGAGGCTGATCTGTCCAATCTTCTTGTCAACACACTTGACAGATTTGCAAAGCCTATGTATGTGTCCACAGACAAAGAGGAGAAGAAAGGCAGTGATTGTTGGTGGATGCTTCTATAA
- the LOC136481047 gene encoding calmodulin-binding receptor-like cytoplasmic kinase 2 isoform X1: MASWPATSRRQSSSSSKSAELSGASAHSHSHHGRAASSPGPYGYGRQLSSYSTRSSQVSSSGSFSAAALRVAGAFTSCFVPRRQITTEEEEEEKKKSRRSECHVSIDSAWQISSAAGSWQEGRALTIADVSKATSNFSEKNMIRQGRSSTMYRGKLKDGSQIAVKCVRKLNGQNLTAELWRELETLEKIEHRNLARLFGFFERAADSLVVVEYVSNGSLRKHLDESCGNGLELVQRLNIVIDVAQGITYLHEYKEHPVIHGGIRSSGVLLTDSLTAKVAGFGLAGTPASGSGSGSDATPAKGAAGYVDPEYLSTYQLTDKSDVYAFGVLLVELVTGRPPIERSRGGEARLTTKWALQRCRAGEAVVAMDPRMRRSPASVAAVERMLALAEQCVATARDDRPSMRRCSELLWAIRRDYHRQEEPRCAAVAEERSDEWVVR; this comes from the exons ATGGCATCATGGCCAGCAACATCAAGGAGGCAGTCCAGCAGCAGCAGTAAAAGCGCCGAGCTTTCGGGCGCCAGCGCTCACAGCCACAGCCACCATGGCCGAGCGGCCTCCTCCCCTGGCCCCTACGGCTATGGCCGGCAGCTCTCGTCCTACAGCACCCGCTCCTCCCAGGTCAGCAGCAGCGGCTCCTTCAGTGCGGCGGCGCTGCGGGTCGCCGGCGCGTTCACCAGCTGCTTCGTGCCGCGGAGGCAGATCACGaccgaggaagaggaggaggagaagaagaagagcaggcGCTCAGAGTGCCATGTCTCCATAGATTCAG CTTGGCAAATTTCGAGTGCAGCAGGATCATGGCAAGAAGGCAGGGCTCTCACCATTGCTGACGTGTCCAAGGCAACATCAAACTTCAGTGAAAAGAACATGATAAGGCAGGGGCGCTCAAGCACCATGTACAGAGGGAAGCTCAAGGATGGGTCTCAGATCGCCGTCAAATGTGTCAGAAAG TTGAACGGTCAGAATCTGACAGCTGAACTCTGGAGGGAACTTGAGACTCTTGAGAAGATTGAGCATAGGAATCTGGCGAGGCTCTTCGGATTCTTTGAGCGCGCAGCTGATAGTCTCGTCGTAGTCGAGTATGTCAGCAATGGTTCCTTGAGGAAACATTTGGATG AATCCTGTGGAAATGGTTTAGAACTCGTGCAACGGCTCAACATCGTGATCGACGTTGCTCAGGGTATCACCTACCTGCACGAGTACAAAG agcatccggtcatccaCGGAGGCATCCGGTCGTCGGGCGTGCTGCTGACAGACTCGCTGACGGCAAAGGTGGCCGGCTTTGGGCTGGCCGGGACTCCGGCCTCGGGCTCGGGCTCAGGCTCGGATGCAACGCCGGCGAAGGGCGCCGCCGGGTACGTGGACCCGGAGTACCTGAGCACGTACCAGCTGACCGACAAGAGCGACGTGTACGCCTTCGGCGTCCTCCTCGTCGAGCTCGTCACCGGCCGGCCGCCCATCGAACGCAGCCGTGGCGGCGAGGCCCGGCTCACCACCAAATGG GCGTTGCAGAGGTGCAGAGCAGGGGAAGCCGTGGTGGCCATGGACCCCAGGATGCGGCGGAGCCCGGCGTCGGTGGCCGCGGTGGAGAGGATGCTGGCGCTGGCAGAGCAGTGCGTCGCGACGGCCAGGGATGACCGACCGTCGATGCGGCGGTGCAGCGAGCTGCTGTGGGCCATCCGGAGAGACTACCACCGCCAGGAGGAACCGCGGTGCGCCGCTGTCGCGGAGGAACGTAGCGACGAGTGGGTCGTCAGGTAG
- the LOC136481047 gene encoding calmodulin-binding receptor-like cytoplasmic kinase 2 isoform X2, with translation MASWPATSRRQSSSSSKSAELSGASAHSHSHHGRAASSPGPYGYGRQLSSYSTRSSQVSSSGSFSAAALRVAGAFTSCFVPRRQITTEEEEEEKKKSRRSECHVSIDSAGSWQEGRALTIADVSKATSNFSEKNMIRQGRSSTMYRGKLKDGSQIAVKCVRKLNGQNLTAELWRELETLEKIEHRNLARLFGFFERAADSLVVVEYVSNGSLRKHLDESCGNGLELVQRLNIVIDVAQGITYLHEYKEHPVIHGGIRSSGVLLTDSLTAKVAGFGLAGTPASGSGSGSDATPAKGAAGYVDPEYLSTYQLTDKSDVYAFGVLLVELVTGRPPIERSRGGEARLTTKWALQRCRAGEAVVAMDPRMRRSPASVAAVERMLALAEQCVATARDDRPSMRRCSELLWAIRRDYHRQEEPRCAAVAEERSDEWVVR, from the exons ATGGCATCATGGCCAGCAACATCAAGGAGGCAGTCCAGCAGCAGCAGTAAAAGCGCCGAGCTTTCGGGCGCCAGCGCTCACAGCCACAGCCACCATGGCCGAGCGGCCTCCTCCCCTGGCCCCTACGGCTATGGCCGGCAGCTCTCGTCCTACAGCACCCGCTCCTCCCAGGTCAGCAGCAGCGGCTCCTTCAGTGCGGCGGCGCTGCGGGTCGCCGGCGCGTTCACCAGCTGCTTCGTGCCGCGGAGGCAGATCACGaccgaggaagaggaggaggagaagaagaagagcaggcGCTCAGAGTGCCATGTCTCCATAGATTCAG CAGGATCATGGCAAGAAGGCAGGGCTCTCACCATTGCTGACGTGTCCAAGGCAACATCAAACTTCAGTGAAAAGAACATGATAAGGCAGGGGCGCTCAAGCACCATGTACAGAGGGAAGCTCAAGGATGGGTCTCAGATCGCCGTCAAATGTGTCAGAAAG TTGAACGGTCAGAATCTGACAGCTGAACTCTGGAGGGAACTTGAGACTCTTGAGAAGATTGAGCATAGGAATCTGGCGAGGCTCTTCGGATTCTTTGAGCGCGCAGCTGATAGTCTCGTCGTAGTCGAGTATGTCAGCAATGGTTCCTTGAGGAAACATTTGGATG AATCCTGTGGAAATGGTTTAGAACTCGTGCAACGGCTCAACATCGTGATCGACGTTGCTCAGGGTATCACCTACCTGCACGAGTACAAAG agcatccggtcatccaCGGAGGCATCCGGTCGTCGGGCGTGCTGCTGACAGACTCGCTGACGGCAAAGGTGGCCGGCTTTGGGCTGGCCGGGACTCCGGCCTCGGGCTCGGGCTCAGGCTCGGATGCAACGCCGGCGAAGGGCGCCGCCGGGTACGTGGACCCGGAGTACCTGAGCACGTACCAGCTGACCGACAAGAGCGACGTGTACGCCTTCGGCGTCCTCCTCGTCGAGCTCGTCACCGGCCGGCCGCCCATCGAACGCAGCCGTGGCGGCGAGGCCCGGCTCACCACCAAATGG GCGTTGCAGAGGTGCAGAGCAGGGGAAGCCGTGGTGGCCATGGACCCCAGGATGCGGCGGAGCCCGGCGTCGGTGGCCGCGGTGGAGAGGATGCTGGCGCTGGCAGAGCAGTGCGTCGCGACGGCCAGGGATGACCGACCGTCGATGCGGCGGTGCAGCGAGCTGCTGTGGGCCATCCGGAGAGACTACCACCGCCAGGAGGAACCGCGGTGCGCCGCTGTCGCGGAGGAACGTAGCGACGAGTGGGTCGTCAGGTAG
- the LOC136481047 gene encoding calmodulin-binding receptor-like cytoplasmic kinase 2 isoform X3, with protein sequence MASWPATSRRQSSSSSKSAELSGASAHSHSHHGRAASSPGPYGYGRQLSSYSTRSSQVSSSGSFSAAALRVAGAFTSCFVPRRQITTEEEEEEKKKSRRSECHVSIDSAWQISSAAGSWQEGRALTIADVSKATSNFSEKNMIRQGRSSTMYRGKLKDGSQIAVKCVRKLNGQNLTAELWRELETLEKIEHRNLARLFGFFERAADSLVVVEYVSNGSLRKHLDESCGNGLELVQRLNIVIDVAQGITYLHEYKGIMVSCRASGHPRRHPVVGRAADRLADGKGGRLWAGRDSGLGLGLRLGCNAGEGRRRVRGPGVPEHVPADRQERRVRLRRPPRRARHRPAAHRTQPWRRGPAHHQMGVAEVQSRGSRGGHGPQDAAEPGVGGRGGEDAGAGRAVRRDGQG encoded by the exons ATGGCATCATGGCCAGCAACATCAAGGAGGCAGTCCAGCAGCAGCAGTAAAAGCGCCGAGCTTTCGGGCGCCAGCGCTCACAGCCACAGCCACCATGGCCGAGCGGCCTCCTCCCCTGGCCCCTACGGCTATGGCCGGCAGCTCTCGTCCTACAGCACCCGCTCCTCCCAGGTCAGCAGCAGCGGCTCCTTCAGTGCGGCGGCGCTGCGGGTCGCCGGCGCGTTCACCAGCTGCTTCGTGCCGCGGAGGCAGATCACGaccgaggaagaggaggaggagaagaagaagagcaggcGCTCAGAGTGCCATGTCTCCATAGATTCAG CTTGGCAAATTTCGAGTGCAGCAGGATCATGGCAAGAAGGCAGGGCTCTCACCATTGCTGACGTGTCCAAGGCAACATCAAACTTCAGTGAAAAGAACATGATAAGGCAGGGGCGCTCAAGCACCATGTACAGAGGGAAGCTCAAGGATGGGTCTCAGATCGCCGTCAAATGTGTCAGAAAG TTGAACGGTCAGAATCTGACAGCTGAACTCTGGAGGGAACTTGAGACTCTTGAGAAGATTGAGCATAGGAATCTGGCGAGGCTCTTCGGATTCTTTGAGCGCGCAGCTGATAGTCTCGTCGTAGTCGAGTATGTCAGCAATGGTTCCTTGAGGAAACATTTGGATG AATCCTGTGGAAATGGTTTAGAACTCGTGCAACGGCTCAACATCGTGATCGACGTTGCTCAGGGTATCACCTACCTGCACGAGTACAAAG GTATCATGGTGAGTtgcagagcatccggtcatccaCGGAGGCATCCGGTCGTCGGGCGTGCTGCTGACAGACTCGCTGACGGCAAAGGTGGCCGGCTTTGGGCTGGCCGGGACTCCGGCCTCGGGCTCGGGCTCAGGCTCGGATGCAACGCCGGCGAAGGGCGCCGCCGGGTACGTGGACCCGGAGTACCTGAGCACGTACCAGCTGACCGACAAGAGCGACGTGTACGCCTTCGGCGTCCTCCTCGTCGAGCTCGTCACCGGCCGGCCGCCCATCGAACGCAGCCGTGGCGGCGAGGCCCGGCTCACCACCAAATGG GCGTTGCAGAGGTGCAGAGCAGGGGAAGCCGTGGTGGCCATGGACCCCAGGATGCGGCGGAGCCCGGCGTCGGTGGCCGCGGTGGAGAGGATGCTGGCGCTGGCAGAGCAGTGCGTCGCGACGGCCAGGGATGA